The Syntrophorhabdaceae bacterium genome includes the window GACCCCGACGACGGCCCCGGCACGGATCATCTCCCCGGCAATGGGAGGGGCAAGCCGGTCATCCTCAATGGGCAGCAGACTGTCCTGAAAAGAAGGCCTTGTCCGGATGTATTCCTCGAGCTGGTTTCGGTAGAAAAGGACACGTTCTTTTATGAAGGGGCCGAGATCGCCGCTGGTGCAGCAGAAAAGGTCTGTTTCCTTGCATTGAACGTTGTAGCAGACAAGCTCCGCGGGTTTCGATATGCGGCGATAGAATCTCTCTTCATACATGGCTTGACCGCGATGCCCATACGCGGCGTTCTCGCGGGTTCTCACCGATGGGGCGCGGTGTCTGTACTATAGCAGGAGCACGGGTTGGTGTCAAACGTGAGACATAGACCTGGATTGATAACGGGGAGGCTTTCCGCTATAATCTTTGATGGGGATCATGTTCGCGATGGAGTTCATGGACCACCGGAAGGAGCGTTTACAAAAATGAGAGATGATAAAGGATTCCCTGAGGCCGGGGGATGGCTGTGAAGGGCGATGTGCCGGAAACGGTGATGCGCGTCGATATCGTGGTGGAGCGGGGTGCACAGGAGCTGCTCCCGGAAGAGATCTACACGATCCACTCCCCGTCGGGGGTATGGATCGTGGAAGACGGTGACGAAACGGTCATCCGGACCTACCCGGAACACGTGGAGACATTCCTTGCGGCGATGCGGCAAAGCGGCATCCCCCTCGGGGACATCCGGGTCAGCGAGGAGGAGCGTCGTGATTATTCCGAAATGGCGAAGCGATACTTCCGGCCCGTCACGGTGGAGGACATCGTGATCCGGGCCCCCTGGAACTCGAAGCGCAAGGGCGTTACGTATATCACGATCGAGCCCGGAATGGCCTTCGGGACGGGCAGGCATGAGTCGACGAGGCTCATGGTAAAGCTTATGAAGGAGATAGACCATACAGGGAAGCGCGTCCTCGACCTGGGTTGCGGTTCCGCCCTGTTGTCCCTCTATGCCCGGTTGAAGGGGGCGAAACGCGTTTACGCCGTCGACAACGACCTGGACGCCGTCCTTTCGGCGCAAAAGAACGTGCTTCTCAACGAAGCATCGGGGATAGAGGTCGTCTGCGCCGACCTCATGGACGTCGGCGGAAGGTACGACATTGTTCTCGCCAACCTCGACATCCGCACGTTCGCACTGTCGTCGGGACATATCATGGGCCTTTTGAAAAAGAAAGGGACCCTTGTCGCCTCGGGTATCATCGGCCGGGAGAAAAATGAGGCCTTGAGGCTCTTCCTGCCCTGGGAGCCGGTGATGGAAGCGAGAAAGAACGCCTGGAGAGGATTTGTCTTTAGAAGATAGTTTCAGGTTTCAAGTTTCAGACAAGGGCGGAGAACCTGTTTTTTTGCGGAGGGTTCGGGGGCCGGGCCAACTTTACGAGGATATGCCATGAATATAGGGTTTCTTGCGTCACATGGGGGTAGCAACATGCAGGCCATCATCGATGCCTGCAGGGCGGGGAAGCTGCATGCGGCCCCGGTTGTCGTTATCAGCAATAACGGCGATTCCCGGGCTCTTGAACGGGCACGAGCGGAGGGTATCCCCAACTACTGCTTGAGCGGGAAGACGCACCCCGACCCGGAAGGGCTGGATCGGGCCATTCTGGACACGCTTATCCTGCACAAGGTCGATGTGGTTGCCCTTGCCGGCTATATGAAGAAGCTCGGCCCCGGAACGCTCGCCCGTTTCAGGGGGCGCATTCTCAACATCCACCCGGCACTCCTGCCAAAGCACGGCGGGAAAGGGATGTATGGCATTCATGTCCACGAAGCTGTCATCGCGGCGGGAGAGAAAGAATCCGGTGTGACCGTCCATCTTGTGAACGAGGAATACGACAGGGGGCCCATCCTTGCCCAGGTGCGCGTGCCCGTCATGCCCGACGACACCCCCGAGAAACTGGCAGAACGTGTCCTCGTCCAGGAACACATCCTCTATCCGGCAACTTTGGAGAGGATAGCGGCGGGAGAGATTGTCCTCAGGAAGGACGGATGACAATGACCAAATCTCAATACACCGGATGAAACGGTCGGCTCGTTCTGTTGCCGCTTTTTATTTGCTTATTGGAATTTGGTCACTATGTTTTACTCGAACATTGCTTCCGCGAATTCCTTTGCGTTGAAAGGTATGAGATCGTCAAGTTTCTCGCCTACACCCACGTACCTGACGGGTATGCGCAGGAGGTGGGCTATGGGGAGGATGAAGCCGCCCTTTGCCGTTCCGTCGAGTTTCGTGATGACTATGCCCGTGACGCCGACGGCGTCGTTGAATGTCTTTGCCTGGGCGATGGCGTTCTGACCGTTGGTGGCATCCACAACGAGAAGCACCTCGTGGGGCGCCCCCGCCACTTCCTTTGAAATGACACGATGTATCTTTTTCATCTCCTCGATGAGGTTTGCCTTCGTGTGGAGCCTGCCGGCCGTATCGAGGATGACGATGTCGGCAACGCGGGACTTCGCCGCCTTGACGGCATCGAAAGCGACCGCGGCCGGGTCGGATCCGTCGGCATGCCTTACCATCTCCACATTGAGCCGTTTAGCCCAGACGTCGAGCTGCTCGATGGCGGCAGCCCGAAAGGTGTCGCATGCACCGAGGAGGACCTTTTTGCCATCCTTGAGGTAAATGCCGGCCATCTTGGCGATCGTCGTCGTTTTGCCGACGCCGTTCACACCGAGGGCAAGAATGACGAAGGGCTTGCTGCCGTTGGTCATTATCGGGGATTCGATGGGGGTGAGGAGCTTCTGCACCTCTTCCTTCATGGACGACCGTATGTCGTCAGTTGTCCGTATGAGTCCCCGCTTCCATTTTTCCTTGAGGGCATCCACGAGGAGTTGTGCCGTTTCGAGACCCGCATCGGCAAGTATCAATGCCTCTTCGATCTCATCGAAGGCGTCCTCTTCGATCGGTTTTCCCGCAACCATCCATTCGATCTTTGTCTTGAGCTGATCCCGGGTCTTTGTCAGTCCGTTCTTTATCTTTTCGAAAAATCCCATAGTATTGTCCCCTAATACGCTCCGTCCCGATTATCGCGGGTGTAAAAACCCACATTACTATATATGTAAAGCTCCATGTCCTGTTCGTGCGTTTGCAGTTGCTCTTCCATGATCGTTTCCAGTCGTTCCCGGTCAACAGTGCCGGTCCGCAACATTTCCTTTATGTCATTGATGGATTCGAGGGGGTAGAACCCATCGTAGCGGTCAACATATTCCTGAAGTGCCTTCATTCCCACCGGAGCCTTGAGACCGAGGAGGATGAGGGCTTTGCAGGCGTACATTCTCAGCGAAGAGAGCATATCGGGCGGCGCGTTCTCCGCGCTGGCGATGTAGCCCAGAGCACTCCCCAGGTCATTGTGCCTGTAGGCCATAAGGGCAAGGTATGTGTACGCCGCGCCGTCGATGTTGTGCCGGGCCGCGTCTTCAAGGTGCCTTCGGGCCTCGTCGTACCTGCCTTCGGAAAGAAGGCTTTTACCGGCCCCAAGTTGCCGCGAATAGTTGTTGTAGGTCGTGCAGGAACAGAAAAGACAGGTTACGAGGACTATTCCGATTCCGCTTTGTATGGTTTTCCGCATACTTTGCAGATACCCTTCTCGTCTATTACGCCGATACAGGTCCCGTCGCTGCACAGGACCCTCTTCGAAAAATCGTCGTCGGCGGGTTCCTCCGCGACCGGTGACTCACCGGCCAGTTCCCCTCCACAAAGGTAGCAGTAAGCACCAAACCGGAATATGTCTTCCTTGCAGCGCGGGCAGGCTGTTTTCTCGAATTCCCTTGAGCACGTTTCGCATAGCATGGTCATTTTTCCGCCTTGATCACTTTTGTCACCTTGCCGTTATCAAACTCCACGTAAACCGTACCTTTGTTGTCAGGCATGAGCTTCCACTCGGGACGGTATGTCCAGATGATCTTGTCGTCGGGTGTAAGGCTCACCATGGTGGGTTCACCCAGTTTCTTCCGGATCTCGTCCTCGCTCATGGAGATAAGCGCGTTCTCCATGGTCGGCTGCGGCTTTCCTGTAACCTTTTTCATATAAGAACAGGAAACCAGAACAAAGCAGGACAGAAGTACGATACAGGTTCTTGAAAAATAGGGACTTTTGAGACTTTTCCACAATCTTTGTGGAAAACCTGTTGACAAGTTGTAAAAAAACGTTTGTAACCTGTTGATTCTACACATACAATCTCCCCTCTGCCTAAAGACCGTGCAAACTTTTTTTTCAATCTTATCAAAGACTTTCATGATTGGCTTTCATTTTGTTCCGGTCGCGCTTCCACTCATACACTATCACGGTTCATTTAAATATTCAACGGGTTGTGTACCGCCTGCGGGGGGTGCTTGCGGGCGGCCTTTCTGAGCCGTTCCATGACTGCCCGGCCAATGCCCCTTTCCGGCAGTTTTTCGGCATAGATGACGTCCACATCATCACTGTCCAGCTCGATAAGAGCGGAAAAAAAATTGGATGCCGCTTCTCTGAGGTCGCCCGACGGCGAAAGGACCCTCACGTGTTTTGACCTTACCGGTTCCGCTGGCTCTTGAAACGCGAGATAGGACGATGCCTCGTGCCCGATGTCAGAAGGGCCGTTGACAAGCCGCAGCGGTTTCGTGGGGGCATAGTGATAAGGAAGCTCCCCCGGGGATTCACAGGTTCCGGGGGCCGTCTTGTCTTCAATTATGCGCACGTGTTCCGACAGTTCCTCAATGCTTATGGCGCCATGGCGGTGAACGAATACCCCTTTTTCCCGGAAGGATATGATGGTCGACTCTATCCCGTATGCGGAATCCCCCCCATCGAGAACAAGGGGCACCCGGTCCGCGAAGGACCTGGCAACATGGCGCACCCGGGTGGGGCTCATGTAGCCGAAAGGATTGGCACTCGGTGCCGCGATGGGTTTTTGAAGGGCGCCGATGAGCGCCAGCGCCACGGGATGTGAAGGCACACGGATTCCGACCGTGGGAAGACCGGCGGTGACAATGTCGGGAATGGATGGGTTTTTCCTGAGGATCATGGTGAGGGGACCGGGCCAGAATATCTTCATAAGCCGTCTGGCGTCCCCGGGGACATCGCTCACGTAGTCCTTCAGCCGCTGTGGTCCGTCAAGGTGCACTATAAGGGGATCGAAGTGGGGCCTCTGCTTGACCTCGAAGATCTTTGCGACGGCATAAGGGTTCTGGGCGAGAGCGCCGAGGCCGTACACGGTCTCCGTGGGAAAGGCAACGATACCTCCCGCCTCGAGGATCTCCACCGCTTTGAGGATCGATTCTTTTTCCTTCCCGTTGAGGATCTCCATGGGTTTTCTCGGCTCAGTCGGCTAAAAGAAGGCAGGGCCTGATGGCTGTCTGTTCATGACGTTGCGGAAGGTATGGAGGGGTTTCACTTCGGTTCGTTCGGTTTCTGAGAGGCTTTGTCCTTTTCCTGTCGTTCCTTTTGTTCCGGTGTGACATCAATGGAATCGGGCTCATTTACGGATTTTTTGAAGCCTTTGATACCTTTCCCTATCGCCCCACCTATCTCCGAGATCCTGCCGGCGCCGAAAATGAGTACGACGATGACAAGTATTATGATCAGTTCCGGCATTCCGAGGCCAAACATTCCTTCCTCCTTTTGATTATGTCCTCCAAATTATAATAGGAAACAATTAAAATGTATAGCTTTTTGTCGGTTTTTTAGTGGAAATGAAAGTCCTTTTCTGATACTATTCATGCTTGGCGGTCCCATCGTCTAGCGGCCCAGGACGTCGGCCTCTCACGCCGAAAACACGAGTTCGATTCTCGTTGGGACCACATTAAGAACCGTTCCAAGTTTCAGGCTCCAAAGTTCCGGAGTTTCCAGGAAAACACCTCCTGCTGCCTATGCGTCCTGTAGGTCCTATCAAGACCCTGACCCCTCACCCATTCCCGACGAAGTTCTTGAGTGCTGCTATCGCGCGGCCGCGATGGCTCAGGGTGTTTTTCTCTTCCGTGGAGAGTTCAGCCAGGTATTTGCCGAGTTCCGGGGAATAGAAGACGGGATCGTATCCGAAGCCGCCCGAACCATGTTCGCCGAGACCAATGTATCCTTTGAGTTCTCCGTAGAAAACGTAGCAGCGGTCCTTCTGCGGCAGGTACAAAGCCACATACGCCTTGAAGGTTGCCTTGCGGTCCTCCCAGGGTACACCGTTGAGCTCGCCGAGAAGACGTCTTATGCGTTCTTCATCGTTCCTGCCGTATCGGGAGGAATGGACGCCGGGCCTTCCGCCGAGAGCGGCGACCTCCAGGCCGGAATCATCGGCAAGGGCGGGCATGCCGAAATGCTCCCCGACCTTGCGCGCCTTTTTCATCGCATTGTCAGCGTAATGGGGGCTGTCCTCATCGACAACGATGGCGTCCTCAAAATCGAGGAGGGAATAGGCGTGAGTGAATTGGCCCGATATGAGGTCCCGGATCTCTCCGAACTTGCCCCTGTTCGTCGTCGCGATGATGACGTTTGTCATAGGGGGAAGAGGGGGCCGAGGGTCGCTTTCTGCTGCGTTGTGATCTCACCTATGCCTTTCAGGGCGTACTGGTACATGATGTCGAACTGTTCCTTGGTAAAAGGTTTCTTCTCCGCGGTGCCCTGGACCTCGATGAGCTGTCCCTTGCCTGTCATGACGAAGTTCATGTCCACCTCGGCCTTCGAATCTTCTTCGTAGGACAGATCGAGGGCGATGTCGCCGCTGACAATGCCGACGCTGATGGCCGCGACGCTGTCCCGCAGGGGGACCTTGTCGATCATACCCCGTCTTTTCATACCCCACAGGGCCTCAACGAGGGCGACGTAGCCGCCGGTGATGCTTGCGGTTCTCGTTCCGCCGTCCGCCTGGATCACATCGCAGTCGACCCAGATGGTCCTCTCGCCGATGATATCGAGATTGACTATGGCCCGAAGCGCCCTTCCAATGAGGCGCTGGATCTCGTGCGTTCTGCCGCCGATACGCCCGGAAACGGATTCACGCATGGACCTGTTGTGGGTGGCCCGGGGGAGCATGGAATACTCGGCGGTCAGCCAGCCCTTGCCGCTGTTCTTCAGGAAAGGGGGGACCTTCTCTTCCACGCTGACGCCGCAAATAACCTTTGTACCGCCCATCTCAACGAGCACGGAGCCCTCGGGATACCGCAGGAAGCTCTTTTCGATCCTAAGGTGACGTATTTCGTCGCTCGCCCTTGAATTCTCTCTCATCTTTACCTCTTTTCATATAGTTCAGCATACCTTCATACAATTTGTCGAAGGCATCGCCAGGTTTATTCTTCTGAACCTCAAGCCTTACAAAGACGCCCGGCATATCTATCCCGAGAAACATGAAAAGAGGGATAGGCTTGACCTTCTTCCCGAACGGGGCGGCGATGGACGACGCGAGGCTTCCCGACCGGGCGGCGTGCGAGCCCGGCACTTCATCGGCATTCAATATAAGGCCCTCTCCTTTTTTCGCGTTGCTCACGGCGACGAAGGCGTCGGTGTGGTCCGACGGCACCAGTTCGACTGCAAGCATGAAGAGAGCCCTTTCCCTATTTACCTTGTTGGCCGTCTCGACCTGCTTTTCCATCGACCCGGGGGAGTTATAGACGGTCATCGTAAGCCCCTTGTCGGCCAGGTATTTTTTAAAGACATTCCACATGGCGTCGTCGTGGACACCCGCACGAGAGAGGACAATGTGTTCCGCCCCGCACAGGGATGGTGCACATGTCAGCAGAAAAAATGCGGTGAGACACAGGAGGACTTTGCCCATAGGTGACGACTGCGCTCCTGTCCTGTGTGAATACACGGGTTTAACGGTGTGCTCCAAGGATATACCTTTCCAGGCCGACCGCCGCTGTCGCCCCGTCGCCGACCGCCGTGGAAACCTGGCGAAGCGTCTTCTTGCGGATGTCTCCCGCAGCATAAAGCCCGGGGGTTGCGGTGGCGAGCCCTTCGTCGGTGATGATGAAGCCCGCGGGGTCGCGTTCGACCAGGTCTCCGAGAAAACCTGTATTGGCGCGGCTGCCGACGTAGACAAAGACGCCGCTTACCTGCAGATCTCCGCGCCGGCCTGTTTTCGTATCCTCAATGACAAGGCATTCCACCTGGTCCTTGCCGGTGATCTGGAGGGGACGACTGTTCCAGAGGAACTCCATTTTCGGGTTCCGAAAGGCGCGTTCCTGGAGGATCTTTTGCGCCCTCAGGGCGTCCCTGCGATGTACCACGTATACTTTCCTGACGATATTGGCGAGCGACAGGGCCTCTTCGATGGCCGAATCGCCGCCGCCGATGACGGCGACATCGAGATCCTTGAAGAACATGCCGTCGCAGGTGGCGCAGTAGGAGATGCCCCTGCCGAGGAGTTCTTTCTCGCCGGGGATCCCCATCTTCACCGGTTCGGTTCCGCTGGCTACGACGACCCCACCGGCTTCGATCGTCGCATCATTCACAGTCACGGTGAAGCGCGTTCCCTCGCGCGTCAGGCTGTGGACCTCGGCAAACTCCCTGATGGGAAGGTCGAAGGCCTTTGCGTGGGCGGTGAACCTTTCCATCAGTTCCCTGCCCGATATTCCCTCGGGAAACCCCGGATAGTTCTCCACGCGACCCGTGTTGAGAGGCGCGCCGCCGGGAAGGACCTTTTCGAGAAGGAGCGTCTTGATCCCGCCGCGCATAAGGTAGAGTCCGGCCGTCAGACCCGCGGGGCCGCCGCCGATGACTATAGCTTCATACTGCTCCGACATGCCCGAAAACCTCCTGAAATAATTGCCTCTCCAAGCTTACGCGGCTGCCTGGCGTGTTTTTCATTGTAAGGAATCCACCGGTAATATTCAACGTAATTTTCTTTTTCCCGTGCACTCCGTTGTGCAGTTCCTGCACATGAGGGCGGCATTGTGCGTTTCATAGAATCGCTCGGGAAACCGGTAATACAGATACTCCCATTGAATGACGATGATGATGGAAAGGGCGACGATGGACCACGTCCAGAAGGACTGTATGAAGATAAGGGGAGAAAAAGCCATGATGTAACCCCAGTTGTTGATGCGGCAGGTGCTGCAGCATTTGCCCTGCGCCAGCCACTTGAAAGGGCAGAAAACACTGACACAGAACTGGTCCATGAAGACGAAAAAGAGAACGATGATGTAGATCCAGGTGTCGCTGAGCATGCCCACCATGCGCCAGAGGGAGATATCGGCGAGCAGCAGGAGCCAGTAAAAGGCTGATTTCAGGGCGCCCCGGTCGGTCTTTGCTTTCAGGGAACGGAGCTTTTCATCTCGCGCGGGCGTGATGCCCCCGGCTTCCCGGTAGAACCGGCCGAAGACCTTCCGGGAGGAGATCTTCTTGTTGAACCGGGGGACCATGCGCTTGATTAGTATGAACACGGTCAGCGCCCACAGGACGTGATAGACCTTCACGGGGCCGAGGACGGCAAAGGTGAAGAACACCGTCAGGACGTCGGAGCGAAACATGGCGATAAGACCCACGATGACGACGAGGCCGGCCTTCACCCAGAAAGCCCTGCGTCCCGGCATGCCCTGTTCTTCGCCGCGGTTCTTCACGGGGCCGACCGGTTGCAGGCGTCTCCTGCATGGTCACGTATGGGGGTCATCCTAACGGTCGGCCTCTTTCAATACCGCCGAGCTGCCGTTGCCGAGTATGAGGGTATACGGTCCTTGTCCGGCGTGGTACATGAACCTGATCTGGACGTAATACGTGCCCGCCGGCATGTTCGCCTCAATGAGGAAGTCCTTTCGGGTATCCTGTCCGTCGCGTGCGAGCCTGTTCCCTTTCGAATCCAGGAGGTCAGCCACAATGTCGAGGCCTCTCTGCGAAGCGATGCGCATTTTTCCGCCGGGGAAGTCGAAACGGAACGCATCGTAGTCCGACCGGTCGATGTAGGCATGCACCGTTGAATCGTAGGGGATGACCGTCGCATTGCCCGTGTACGCCGGGGCCTCTTTCACAAAGCCCGACCGGGGCGGCAGGGAAGCGTCCGGTTTGGGAGGAGGGGGCGCGACGGTGCCTGGTGCGGTGGTACCCGGGGTTTGGCCTGCGGTGGAGCCTGTTGGCGGCACCGGTGTCAGGGGAGGTTTTTTTGCGCCTGTCCGGTCGCCGGGGATATTGGTGAGAAGAAAGGGCGCCTTCCAGACGGTTCCCCGCGACCTGTTGGCCGACTTCGCAACCACATCGTCACCGTCCGCCGGATGCTTCAGCATTATCCGTGTGGACATGTCCGGTCTTCTGAAATTGACGATAATATAAAGGTTGTCGTGTTCACTCTGCGGTGCGATGGTGATATTATGGCGGACAAGGTCGCATGAGGCCTGTTCACCCCGCCGTATGGGCCAGGGCTGCTGTGCCCGCGAGACGAACGAGCGCGTGAATCCGGTGGATGTCCCGTAGGAATGAGTGTCGGCGGTAAGAGGCGTATCGCCGGACAGGTAGATCAATATCGGTGCACGGTCGGGGGGTGCGGGGTGGCAATCGTAAAAGGTGTACTTTTGTCCCGGGGCCACCTGGAAGTGAAAGACCCTGACGTAATCGGGGAGCTTTTGGCTCTCAAAGGAGCAGTATCTGAGGATCTTCTTATAGACCGTCTTCCTGTTGACGGCCTCGCCAGGTGCTTTTATCGTAAGCATTGTGTTGAGAGGCAACGCCTCGGCGGTTGTCTGGCCCCGAGCCGGAAATGAGTAAAATGAAAGACCGATGATCACGGCCAAAAGGAGCCAGGTGGAGCGCACTGTTTTTCTCATAGAAGAATACCTCCTTTCTTTCGGTTCAGGGAGTCTTATCAGGGACCATCCTGCCGCAAGGATAACCGGAGGGGGAATGAATGTCAACGGGATTGAGGACAATGGCCGATGACCAAATTACAGTGAGCAATGATGAAGACAATTACCAATTAACCAGTGACGAAACAGAAGAAAATGGCTGAATTCGTTATTGGAATATGATTGCCGGTCGTGTGAACCCGCCTGGTCATTTCAATGGGATCATTGGTCGTTGTCTTTAAAAAATGGAGCGGGAAACGGGGCTCGAACCCGCGGCATCAAGCTTGGGAAGCTTGCACTCTACCAGCTGAGTTATTCCCGCACCGAGGATATAATTCTAAAAGAAAAGGGCATGGAAAGTAAAGAAAAGAAAGTTTCAATTTTTCCTGTTATACCCGAATCTTTCCTCGAAGACGGGGGCTACGAGGTTGTCGATGGGGGCGTGGTCGTCACGGATGACCATGGCATCCTTCCTGTTGATGAATTCATTCATAAGGTCTTCGGGTACGATGGAGGACGTGGCGCGGGAACCGAGCCCGTCCTGGATAAATGACTGGAAGCTGGTGATATCGAAGTTGCCCTTGCCGGCAATGACGATGAAGGTGCTTATGCGGACCTTCCTGAAATTGGGGCTTACGGAGATGAGATAGACGTTGTTTTCCCCGAAGACCTTTCTCAATGTCTTTATATAGGAAGGCAGGAAGAGCCCCTTCTGAAAATTGTCGATGATGTTGGACATGAGTATCGCCCCGGGGTTCATGATATCATTGATCTGCTGAAGGAACTCTCTTGTTGTGAGATGGTAGGGGATGGAGATGTCGTTGTAGGCATCGGTGAACACGAGGTCGTACTTCTCCTTGCAGTTCATGACGAACCACCTGCCGTCGGTATTGTAGCTCGTTATCTTCGTGTCTTTCGGCAGACCGAGATGGTCGTAAACGATCTTCGTCACCTCCGGGTCGATCTCGACGACATCTATCTTTGCCCTGGGGTAGGTGACCTCCATGTACCGGGGAAAGGTGTAACCGCCTCCGCCTATGGTAAGGCTCTTAAAGGGTGTCTCTTCGGTGAACTTCCACTTGAGGACGTCGGCATAGATGCGCTCGTATTCGTACTCGATGTGTTTTGGGTCCTGGAGGTTCACGTAAGAATGTATGAGGTTGTCGAGGACCATCGCCACGAGTTCCGTCTTCTTGTCGGAACTCACCGTCTTTGACAGTTTTATCGTATAGTAGTCGCTTTCCCTGTAAAGGTAGGTTGTGCTGCTGGCCGGAATGGCATAGAGATGGGAATTGATGAAAAAGAGACAGGGAGCGGCAATGACAATGAATATGGCCATGCTCGCCTTCTTCCGGAAGATCGAGCCTGACAGCAGGGCCGCCAGAAGAAGTATGATGCCCATGGACAGGATGATCGTCCTCGTGCCCATCCAGGAGATGAGGAAAAAGCCCGTAACAAATGTGCCGATGATGGCACCGAGTGTCGAAATGGCGTAGATCTTGCCGATGACGTTCCCTGCGTTCTCGAGGTTTTTCAGCGTAAGCCTGACGACGACAGGTGAGATAGTGCCAAGGACACAGCCCGGGATGAAAAATATGATGGACGTGACGATGAAGATCCGCATCATCAGGGAAACGGGGAACCGGTAAGCGGCGATGGCGTATGTAAGGGGAATGATCGTGAGCGCCATCGCGCCCGATATGAGGAGGAGCCACCCCAGGGTTTTCCTGGAGGGATACCTGTCGACGAGCTTGCCCCCGATAAAGGCGCCGATACTGATCCCGGCAAGGATGACACCAATGATGCTCGTCCACGTGTAGATCGAAACCCCGACAAAAGGCGCGAGGATGCGGCCCGCTACCATTTCGATCACAAGGGTGCAGAAACTCGCGATAAAGGTGATGATGTACGCCTCACGAAGATTCATGGATGTGGACCTCCCTGTATCACTTTATGGGTTTGTCCTCTTTGTGTGGAAAATACCCCTTCCGATGGTCCCGGAAACCTTGAATACTTAATAGTATCCCCCCTGTTTTGTCAAAGAAATTCACTAAAAAAGGGGTGACCGCCGGCAGGCCGCGACCCCGATGCCCTTTCATCCACACGGAAGAATTGTACAACCGGCTTTTTTATACTATATTATTATGGTCATGAGAGTTCTCCTTGTAGAAGATGAATCGAAGGTCGCCAATTTTATTATGAGGGGCCTCGAAGAGGAAGGATATGTGGTG containing:
- a CDS encoding 50S ribosomal protein L11 methyltransferase, whose translation is MAVKGDVPETVMRVDIVVERGAQELLPEEIYTIHSPSGVWIVEDGDETVIRTYPEHVETFLAAMRQSGIPLGDIRVSEEERRDYSEMAKRYFRPVTVEDIVIRAPWNSKRKGVTYITIEPGMAFGTGRHESTRLMVKLMKEIDHTGKRVLDLGCGSALLSLYARLKGAKRVYAVDNDLDAVLSAQKNVLLNEASGIEVVCADLMDVGGRYDIVLANLDIRTFALSSGHIMGLLKKKGTLVASGIIGREKNEALRLFLPWEPVMEARKNAWRGFVFRR
- the purN gene encoding phosphoribosylglycinamide formyltransferase, with protein sequence MNIGFLASHGGSNMQAIIDACRAGKLHAAPVVVISNNGDSRALERARAEGIPNYCLSGKTHPDPEGLDRAILDTLILHKVDVVALAGYMKKLGPGTLARFRGRILNIHPALLPKHGGKGMYGIHVHEAVIAAGEKESGVTVHLVNEEYDRGPILAQVRVPVMPDDTPEKLAERVLVQEHILYPATLERIAAGEIVLRKDG
- the ftsY gene encoding signal recognition particle-docking protein FtsY, with translation MGFFEKIKNGLTKTRDQLKTKIEWMVAGKPIEEDAFDEIEEALILADAGLETAQLLVDALKEKWKRGLIRTTDDIRSSMKEEVQKLLTPIESPIMTNGSKPFVILALGVNGVGKTTTIAKMAGIYLKDGKKVLLGACDTFRAAAIEQLDVWAKRLNVEMVRHADGSDPAAVAFDAVKAAKSRVADIVILDTAGRLHTKANLIEEMKKIHRVISKEVAGAPHEVLLVVDATNGQNAIAQAKTFNDAVGVTGIVITKLDGTAKGGFILPIAHLLRIPVRYVGVGEKLDDLIPFNAKEFAEAMFE
- a CDS encoding tetratricopeptide repeat protein; translation: MRKTIQSGIGIVLVTCLFCSCTTYNNYSRQLGAGKSLLSEGRYDEARRHLEDAARHNIDGAAYTYLALMAYRHNDLGSALGYIASAENAPPDMLSSLRMYACKALILLGLKAPVGMKALQEYVDRYDGFYPLESINDIKEMLRTGTVDRERLETIMEEQLQTHEQDMELYIYSNVGFYTRDNRDGAY
- a CDS encoding L-threonylcarbamoyladenylate synthase, which encodes MEILNGKEKESILKAVEILEAGGIVAFPTETVYGLGALAQNPYAVAKIFEVKQRPHFDPLIVHLDGPQRLKDYVSDVPGDARRLMKIFWPGPLTMILRKNPSIPDIVTAGLPTVGIRVPSHPVALALIGALQKPIAAPSANPFGYMSPTRVRHVARSFADRVPLVLDGGDSAYGIESTIISFREKGVFVHRHGAISIEELSEHVRIIEDKTAPGTCESPGELPYHYAPTKPLRLVNGPSDIGHEASSYLAFQEPAEPVRSKHVRVLSPSGDLREAASNFFSALIELDSDDVDVIYAEKLPERGIGRAVMERLRKAARKHPPQAVHNPLNI
- the tatA gene encoding twin-arginine translocase TatA/TatE family subunit; this encodes MFGLGMPELIIILVIVVLIFGAGRISEIGGAIGKGIKGFKKSVNEPDSIDVTPEQKERQEKDKASQKPNEPK
- the rdgB gene encoding RdgB/HAM1 family non-canonical purine NTP pyrophosphatase translates to MTNVIIATTNRGKFGEIRDLISGQFTHAYSLLDFEDAIVVDEDSPHYADNAMKKARKVGEHFGMPALADDSGLEVAALGGRPGVHSSRYGRNDEERIRRLLGELNGVPWEDRKATFKAYVALYLPQKDRCYVFYGELKGYIGLGEHGSGGFGYDPVFYSPELGKYLAELSTEEKNTLSHRGRAIAALKNFVGNG
- the rph gene encoding ribonuclease PH — its product is MRENSRASDEIRHLRIEKSFLRYPEGSVLVEMGGTKVICGVSVEEKVPPFLKNSGKGWLTAEYSMLPRATHNRSMRESVSGRIGGRTHEIQRLIGRALRAIVNLDIIGERTIWVDCDVIQADGGTRTASITGGYVALVEALWGMKRRGMIDKVPLRDSVAAISVGIVSGDIALDLSYEEDSKAEVDMNFVMTGKGQLIEVQGTAEKKPFTKEQFDIMYQYALKGIGEITTQQKATLGPLFPL
- the trxB gene encoding thioredoxin-disulfide reductase, producing the protein MSEQYEAIVIGGGPAGLTAGLYLMRGGIKTLLLEKVLPGGAPLNTGRVENYPGFPEGISGRELMERFTAHAKAFDLPIREFAEVHSLTREGTRFTVTVNDATIEAGGVVVASGTEPVKMGIPGEKELLGRGISYCATCDGMFFKDLDVAVIGGGDSAIEEALSLANIVRKVYVVHRRDALRAQKILQERAFRNPKMEFLWNSRPLQITGKDQVECLVIEDTKTGRRGDLQVSGVFVYVGSRANTGFLGDLVERDPAGFIITDEGLATATPGLYAAGDIRKKTLRQVSTAVGDGATAAVGLERYILGAHR